One region of Actinomycetes bacterium genomic DNA includes:
- a CDS encoding SDR family NAD(P)-dependent oxidoreductase has product MATALVTGASAGIGLAFAERLAAEGMDLVLVSRKRETLDQVATRLSATHGNSVAVLPADLSDRTAVDRVGARLAEEAQPIEILVNNAGFGINDGFIGGDLEAEQQLLDVLVAAPMRLSHAALPGMVKRNSGAVINVSSIAGWMVNGTYSAAKAWLTTFTESLSRDLVGTGVQAVAVCPGLTHTEFHERADMRVDHAPEWLWLNADQVVERALRDAGRGKPISVAGRQYRAISLFTRYAPRPLIRRIRPR; this is encoded by the coding sequence ATGGCCACAGCCCTTGTCACCGGAGCATCTGCAGGAATTGGACTAGCTTTCGCGGAAAGACTTGCCGCCGAAGGCATGGATCTCGTCCTCGTATCACGCAAGCGTGAGACGTTAGATCAGGTGGCGACTCGTTTGAGCGCTACCCACGGAAACTCCGTTGCGGTGTTGCCAGCTGATCTCAGCGACCGCACCGCGGTCGATCGGGTCGGAGCCCGACTCGCCGAGGAAGCGCAGCCGATCGAGATTTTGGTGAACAACGCCGGCTTCGGCATCAACGACGGGTTCATCGGCGGCGACCTCGAAGCTGAACAGCAGCTGCTTGACGTCCTTGTCGCCGCACCGATGCGGCTGAGCCACGCCGCCTTGCCCGGGATGGTAAAACGCAACTCCGGCGCCGTAATCAACGTAAGCAGCATCGCTGGCTGGATGGTCAACGGCACTTACAGCGCCGCGAAAGCTTGGCTGACGACCTTCACCGAGAGCCTGTCCCGCGATCTAGTCGGGACTGGCGTGCAGGCGGTGGCGGTATGTCCTGGCCTGACCCACACCGAATTCCACGAACGAGCCGACATGCGCGTTGATCACGCCCCCGAGTGGTTGTGGCTGAACGCCGATCAAGTTGTTGAGCGAGCACTGCGGGACGCCGGTCGCGGCAAGCCGATTAGCGTCGCCGGCCGGCAGTACCGGGCTATCAGCCTGTTCACTCGATACGCGCCTCGTCCGCTGATCCGTCGGATTCGGCCCCGATAG